One genomic region from Siniperca chuatsi isolate FFG_IHB_CAS linkage group LG18, ASM2008510v1, whole genome shotgun sequence encodes:
- the LOC122865112 gene encoding inactive phospholipid phosphatase 7, whose product MPSSYNVRSRARERNSVLSRPEFMSLNQQPLRGGGGPSESRGTAKRPGQIKHQTSQPSEEPTDSGSKDRREPSKMPEEDCMQLNPSFKGIAINSLLAIDICLSKRMGVCAYMSSSWGGCRSMVALLALTGHGITWIIGTIVCLTRSNTLAGQEVLVNLLLALILDVMTVAGVQRLVKRRGPWEMMPGFLDCIAMDIYSFPAAHASRAAMVSKFLLSHLVLAVPLRILLVLWAFLVGVSRVLLGKHHLTDMVCGFALGMLHFNLMETVWLSSSTCQTLISISTLSWSPFF is encoded by the exons ATGCCCTCGAGTTACAATGTGAGATCCAGGGCGCGGGAGAGAAACAGCGTCCTGAGCAGACCTGAGTTCATGTCACTGAACCAACAGCCCCTCCGCGGCGGCGGCGGCCCCTCTGAGAGCCGAGGCACCGCAAAGCGACCGGGCCAGATCAAGCACCAAACAAGCCAGCCGAGTGAAGAACCTACCGACAGTGGCAGCAAGGACAGGAGAGAGCCCAGCAAAATGCCAGAGGAAGACTGTATGCAGCTGAACCCTTCATTCAAGGGAATAGCGATTAACTCCCTCCTGGCCATAGACATCTGTCTGTCCAAGCGCATGGGGGTGTGCGCCTACATGTCGTCCTCCTGGGGAGGCTGCCGCTCCATGGTCGCCCTGTTAGCGCTCACAGGGCACGGCATCACGTGGATCATTGGTACTATTGTGTGTCTCACAAGGAGTAACACTCTGGCTGGGCAAGAGGTCCTGGTCAACCTGCTGCTTG CCCTCATTCTTGATGTCATGACTGTGGCTGGAGTCCAGAGGCTGGTGAAGCGCAGAGGCCCCTGGGAGATGATGCCAGGCTTCCTGGACTGCATCGCCATGGACATCTACTCCTTCCCTGCTGCTCATGCCAGCCGGGCCGCCATGGTCTCCAAGTTCCTGCTGTCCCACCTGGTCCTGGCTGTGCCGCTTCGCATCCTGTTGGTGCTGTGGGCCTTTCTGGTGGGCGTGTCCCGGGTGCTGCTGGGGAAACACCACCTAACTGATATGGTGTGTGGCTTTGCACTGGGCATGCTCCACTTTAACTTGATGGAGACGGTGTGGCTCTCATCAAGCACCTGTCAGACTCTTATTTCCATAAGCACGCTCAGCTGGAGCCCCTTTTTCTGA
- the fam78ab gene encoding protein FAM78A isoform X1 gives MRLSSPDLWTLLWIVLLFNAMGCIQSIKCKPKSFRDSIIILEVNSSIDPNPTSIDESSSVVLRYRTPHFRACARVLVPPVAGKETWTIGWIQACNHMEFYNTYGNKGMSSWELPDLRDGKIKAISDSDGVNYPWYGNTTETCTVVGPTKKDSKFTVSMNDNFYPSVTWGVPVSDSNVPQLSSIHRDQSFTTWLVAINQATSETLVLQTIRWRMQLHIHVDPEKPLGHRAVLNEPVAQEQPQILGKNEPIPTNAMVKPNANDAQVLMWRPKNGDPVVVIPPKY, from the exons ATGCGTCTTTCTTCTCCAGACCTCTGGACGTTGTTGTGGATTGTGTTGCTATTTAATGCAATGGGCTGCATCCAGAGTATCAAGTGTAAGCCCAAGAGTTTCCGAGACAGTATCATCATCCTAGAAGTGAACAGTTCCATCGACCCCAACCCCACCAGCATCGACGAGTCATCCAGCGTGGTTCTGCGCTACCGGACACCGCACTTCCGAGCTTGTGCCCGGGTCTTGGTGCCGCCAGTGGCCGGTAAAGAGACATGGACCATCGGCTGGATTCAAGCTTGTAACCACATGGAGTTCTACAATACGTATGGAAACAAAGGGAT GTCAAGTTGGGAGCTCCCCGACCTGCGAGATGGCAAGATCAAGGCCATCAGCGACTCGGATGGGGTCAACTACCCGTGGTACGGCAACACAACGGAGACCTGCACCGTCGTAGGCCCAACCAAGAAGGACAGCAAGTTCACCGTTAGTATGAATGACAATTTCTACCCCAGCGTGACCTGGGGTGTGCCCGTCAGCGACAGCAACGTGCCTCAGCTTAGCAGCATCCACCGTGACCAGAGCTTTACGACCTGGCTGGTGGCCATCAACCAGGCCACCTCAGAGACACTCGTCCTGCAGACAATCCGCTGGAGGATGCAGCTTCACATCCATGTGGACCCAGAGAAGCCTCTGGGTCACAGGGCTGTTCTGAATGAGCCTGTGGCCCAGGAACAGCCTCAGATCCTGGGCAAGAATGAGCCCATCCCCACCAACGCCATGGTCAAGCCCAACGCCAATGATGCCCAGGTGCTGATGTGGCGGCCAAAGAATGGTGACCCTGTGGTGGTCATCCCACCCAAATACTGA
- the fam78ab gene encoding protein FAM78A isoform X2, translated as MGCIQSIKCKPKSFRDSIIILEVNSSIDPNPTSIDESSSVVLRYRTPHFRACARVLVPPVAGKETWTIGWIQACNHMEFYNTYGNKGMSSWELPDLRDGKIKAISDSDGVNYPWYGNTTETCTVVGPTKKDSKFTVSMNDNFYPSVTWGVPVSDSNVPQLSSIHRDQSFTTWLVAINQATSETLVLQTIRWRMQLHIHVDPEKPLGHRAVLNEPVAQEQPQILGKNEPIPTNAMVKPNANDAQVLMWRPKNGDPVVVIPPKY; from the exons ATGGGCTGCATCCAGAGTATCAAGTGTAAGCCCAAGAGTTTCCGAGACAGTATCATCATCCTAGAAGTGAACAGTTCCATCGACCCCAACCCCACCAGCATCGACGAGTCATCCAGCGTGGTTCTGCGCTACCGGACACCGCACTTCCGAGCTTGTGCCCGGGTCTTGGTGCCGCCAGTGGCCGGTAAAGAGACATGGACCATCGGCTGGATTCAAGCTTGTAACCACATGGAGTTCTACAATACGTATGGAAACAAAGGGAT GTCAAGTTGGGAGCTCCCCGACCTGCGAGATGGCAAGATCAAGGCCATCAGCGACTCGGATGGGGTCAACTACCCGTGGTACGGCAACACAACGGAGACCTGCACCGTCGTAGGCCCAACCAAGAAGGACAGCAAGTTCACCGTTAGTATGAATGACAATTTCTACCCCAGCGTGACCTGGGGTGTGCCCGTCAGCGACAGCAACGTGCCTCAGCTTAGCAGCATCCACCGTGACCAGAGCTTTACGACCTGGCTGGTGGCCATCAACCAGGCCACCTCAGAGACACTCGTCCTGCAGACAATCCGCTGGAGGATGCAGCTTCACATCCATGTGGACCCAGAGAAGCCTCTGGGTCACAGGGCTGTTCTGAATGAGCCTGTGGCCCAGGAACAGCCTCAGATCCTGGGCAAGAATGAGCCCATCCCCACCAACGCCATGGTCAAGCCCAACGCCAATGATGCCCAGGTGCTGATGTGGCGGCCAAAGAATGGTGACCCTGTGGTGGTCATCCCACCCAAATACTGA